From Spirosoma aerolatum, one genomic window encodes:
- a CDS encoding S8 family peptidase, whose translation MKKLLISASACLFTVAALAQQTQWYLQDKTDNTAGISVERTYRELLKDRKPTPVVVAVIDGGIDTTHEDLRRILWVNPKEIAGNGKDDDKNGYVDDLHGWNFIGGKDGRNVSYETAEVTRLYVQLKPKYEGKDRKSLKPDEQKEYDQYVKAKEEVEKNQTKYKAEYQGISQFYSQYSSAVDNLKKMLHVTKLDTMTLRKAADTLSDAAMKRPVLGVLRLLRQQGAPDADVVLEELEKYNEQLKSRAEYNYNPDFDARSIVGDNPNDLNQRDYGNNDIAGPRPDHGTHVAGIIAGDRTNNLGIMGVADAVRIMGVRAVPDGDERDKDVANAIRYAVDNGAQIINMSFGKDYSPQRKAVEDAERYALSKGVLLVHAAGNDGKDIDTAANYPAPRFMDGTAIPNVITVGASAQPNNAELIASFSNYGKQNVDVFAPGKDIYSTVPGSKYENNSGTSMASPVVAGVAAVLKAYFPKLTYADIKRIILQSATPYTTKVTRPESSDLVAFNTLSKTGGIVNLYEAVKLALAQEAASGKGK comes from the coding sequence ATGAAGAAACTCCTTATTAGCGCGTCGGCTTGTCTGTTTACAGTGGCAGCCCTGGCGCAGCAAACGCAGTGGTATCTGCAAGATAAAACCGATAATACGGCCGGAATTAGCGTGGAGCGTACCTATCGCGAACTTCTGAAGGATCGTAAACCTACGCCTGTCGTTGTGGCTGTTATCGATGGTGGGATCGATACAACGCATGAAGACCTTCGCCGGATACTATGGGTGAATCCAAAAGAGATTGCCGGTAATGGAAAGGACGATGACAAAAATGGCTATGTAGATGACCTACACGGCTGGAACTTCATTGGTGGTAAAGACGGGCGCAATGTCAGCTATGAGACGGCTGAAGTGACCCGATTATATGTCCAGTTAAAGCCCAAATATGAAGGCAAAGACCGGAAAAGCCTGAAACCTGATGAGCAGAAAGAGTATGATCAGTACGTGAAGGCGAAGGAGGAAGTTGAAAAGAACCAAACGAAGTATAAAGCGGAGTATCAGGGTATCAGCCAATTCTATAGCCAGTACTCGTCGGCGGTCGATAACCTCAAAAAAATGCTGCATGTAACGAAGCTCGACACAATGACCCTTCGGAAGGCTGCCGATACGCTAAGCGATGCGGCCATGAAACGCCCTGTGTTGGGTGTACTTCGGTTGTTGCGTCAGCAGGGGGCTCCTGATGCCGATGTTGTACTGGAAGAGCTTGAAAAATACAATGAGCAGTTAAAGTCGCGGGCCGAATACAACTATAATCCAGATTTCGATGCACGCTCAATTGTTGGCGATAACCCGAATGACCTGAATCAGCGCGATTACGGAAACAATGATATTGCTGGTCCCCGTCCTGACCACGGTACGCACGTTGCGGGTATCATCGCAGGCGATCGTACAAACAATCTGGGGATTATGGGCGTCGCCGATGCGGTACGAATCATGGGGGTTCGGGCCGTACCTGATGGCGATGAGCGCGATAAAGATGTGGCCAATGCCATTCGGTATGCTGTTGATAATGGTGCCCAGATTATCAACATGAGTTTTGGCAAAGATTATTCGCCCCAGCGCAAAGCGGTTGAGGATGCTGAACGGTATGCGCTTTCGAAAGGAGTGCTTCTGGTTCATGCAGCTGGAAACGATGGAAAAGACATCGATACGGCGGCCAATTACCCTGCTCCCCGCTTTATGGATGGAACCGCTATTCCGAACGTGATTACGGTAGGTGCCAGTGCTCAGCCAAATAACGCTGAGCTGATTGCCAGCTTCTCGAACTACGGAAAGCAGAATGTCGATGTCTTTGCACCGGGGAAAGATATTTACTCGACCGTACCGGGTAGCAAATACGAGAACAATAGCGGAACCAGTATGGCATCGCCCGTAGTGGCGGGTGTGGCGGCTGTGTTGAAAGCCTATTTTCCCAAGCTAACCTACGCCGATATTAAACGCATTATTCTGCAATCGGCAACTCCGTACACCACCAAAGTAACCCGGCCTGAATCTAGTGATCTGGTTGCCTTCAACACGCTGTCGAAAACCGGTGGTATTGTGAACCTGTATGAGGCTGTAAAACTGGCGCTTGCTCAGGAAGCCGCATCGGGCAAAGGCAAATAA
- a CDS encoding DUF3500 domain-containing protein, with product MKHVFFLVGCLLVGHLRVSGQVAPSPSTLPVQQRTKDEMTNAARTFLATLTPEQKQKATFTFGDEERFNWHFVPRTRKGLPLKEMTAEQRKAAMDLLKTGLSVQGYEKVTSIIDMENVLRVIDNRPPNDTYRDPENYSFTVFGDPSSKDPWGWRIEGHHLSLNFSSADGKALAYTPTFFGSNPGVLRYDPQMADKRMSDPRVKELPQKGREILKQETERAFALLKTLSDDQRKQAVLDPVAYPEIVTSNKRKASLEKMEGLTYADMNAQQKKLFKDLLQAYLAAYRITLAKQQMDKLEKAGLDNLRFAWAGDLTPELGAGKGWYYRIHGPTILIEYDNTQTNANHIHTVVRDLTNDWGEDLLGEHYQNTSHK from the coding sequence ATGAAACATGTATTTTTTCTCGTTGGCTGCCTATTGGTCGGGCATCTGCGCGTATCGGGCCAGGTTGCTCCCTCGCCCAGCACACTGCCTGTGCAACAACGAACAAAAGACGAGATGACAAATGCTGCCAGAACGTTTCTGGCAACGCTCACGCCCGAGCAGAAGCAAAAAGCTACCTTTACTTTTGGTGATGAAGAGCGATTTAACTGGCATTTTGTGCCCAGAACCCGAAAGGGATTGCCGCTGAAAGAAATGACGGCCGAACAGCGAAAGGCGGCTATGGATTTGCTCAAAACAGGGTTGAGTGTGCAGGGCTATGAGAAAGTGACGTCCATTATAGACATGGAAAATGTTCTCCGCGTTATCGATAATCGACCGCCCAATGATACCTATCGCGATCCGGAAAATTACTCGTTTACTGTGTTCGGCGATCCTTCCAGCAAAGACCCCTGGGGTTGGCGTATCGAAGGGCATCACCTGTCGTTGAATTTTTCGAGTGCTGATGGGAAGGCTTTAGCCTACACGCCAACCTTTTTTGGTAGTAACCCTGGTGTTTTGCGATACGATCCCCAAATGGCCGATAAACGCATGTCGGACCCACGGGTGAAGGAGCTGCCTCAGAAAGGCAGAGAGATTCTGAAGCAGGAAACTGAACGGGCATTTGCTTTGCTGAAAACACTTTCCGATGACCAGCGGAAACAGGCAGTCCTCGACCCAGTGGCTTACCCGGAAATTGTGACTAGCAACAAGCGGAAAGCATCATTGGAAAAAATGGAGGGGCTGACGTATGCCGACATGAATGCCCAGCAGAAAAAACTGTTTAAAGATTTATTGCAGGCCTATCTGGCGGCTTATCGGATTACGCTGGCCAAGCAGCAGATGGATAAGCTGGAGAAAGCTGGATTGGATAATCTACGGTTTGCCTGGGCCGGTGATCTGACACCCGAGCTGGGGGCTGGTAAAGGTTGGTACTATCGCATTCATGGCCCAACCATTCTGATCGAATACGACAATACACAAACGAACGCTAATCACATCCATACGGTGGTTCGGGACCTGACCAACGATTGGGGCGAAGACCTACTGGGTGAGCATTATCAGAATACCAGTCATAAGTAG
- a CDS encoding LBF_2804 family protein, which translates to MSTRPPNNSTGPFDHLSLRYLRQALDIPHPSDEPFVFNPLEYRIIRRAKLTTLTMAALLGLFGGLLLHLPQYTWPDLFSNTPIGLFGNAYELPLITTLYTLLLVYLEINLLLAINGWGTKTIMEVCQFPRAHDAQYERHLQALATAAVNKSQPGFLRFGIDPYLTMPRWGLTLFFLLNIIKASLTALIVRFIAQPFIGQPASDLIGVPVYALWNVWSSRQVLHEAQVRVMAPITIREFVHELYEEWGKNDQFRPLIMDALQYLSILDRPYNYAHFLLTETLKDRFELQAGTAIAGTFTEQAPKTPIAVRRSLERLMVFGALIDGRLSRLEKGRLHQLRQLGFMTYSVKEVRQMSVDYNQGRGLWV; encoded by the coding sequence ATGTCCACCCGGCCTCCGAACAACAGTACGGGTCCATTCGACCACCTGTCTTTACGCTATTTGCGGCAGGCACTTGATATACCGCATCCAAGCGACGAGCCTTTTGTGTTCAATCCGCTCGAATATCGGATTATTCGACGTGCAAAACTCACAACCTTAACCATGGCAGCGCTGCTAGGGTTGTTTGGTGGCTTATTGTTGCATTTGCCCCAATACACTTGGCCTGATCTATTCAGCAATACACCGATTGGGCTGTTTGGGAATGCCTATGAATTACCGCTGATTACGACACTATACACGCTGCTACTGGTATATCTGGAAATTAATCTATTGCTGGCAATAAATGGCTGGGGAACCAAGACCATCATGGAAGTCTGTCAGTTTCCCCGTGCGCATGATGCGCAATACGAACGTCATTTGCAGGCACTGGCCACAGCCGCTGTCAACAAATCGCAACCGGGTTTTCTACGCTTCGGTATTGACCCTTATCTGACCATGCCCCGTTGGGGATTAACCCTTTTCTTCTTACTAAATATAATCAAAGCGTCTCTAACAGCTCTGATCGTACGGTTTATTGCCCAGCCTTTTATTGGACAACCGGCTTCGGATCTGATTGGGGTGCCAGTTTACGCCCTATGGAATGTCTGGTCATCCCGACAGGTATTACACGAAGCTCAGGTACGTGTGATGGCCCCTATTACCATCCGCGAATTCGTACACGAGCTGTATGAAGAGTGGGGTAAAAATGATCAGTTTCGTCCACTGATTATGGATGCGCTTCAATACCTTTCCATTCTAGACCGCCCTTACAACTATGCCCATTTTCTGCTCACTGAAACATTGAAAGACCGATTTGAGCTTCAGGCTGGGACAGCCATTGCCGGTACATTTACTGAACAGGCTCCTAAAACGCCCATCGCAGTACGCCGTAGTCTGGAGCGGCTCATGGTGTTTGGAGCGTTAATTGATGGAAGGCTATCACGACTTGAAAAAGGGCGTCTTCATCAGCTTCGACAACTTGGCTTTATGACCTATTCTGTCAAAGAAGTCCGGCAAATGAGTGTGGATTATAATCAGGGCCGTGGTTTGTGGGTTTAG
- the gldE gene encoding gliding motility-associated protein GldE: protein MDPGDPLPRQVLPAVDGWSTYFDLYAPYTALILLLLTLAGLVSASEAAFFSLSPDDRAQCRESAKGPDQRIAQLLERPKRLLASLVIFNNLLNIAIVVIVTYLTWEFLQGVANADWILIGVALTTTVAIVLFGEIVPKVYASQNNLSVARQTAALAQIGLMVFRPLAMMLVNLSNQVDKRIQRRGYKLSVEELSQAVELTGVNATVEEKEILKGIVNFSNLTARQVMRTRLDISAVKDQLLFSELMAQINASGYSRVPVYGESLDEIEGILYIKDLLPHIHESDDFRWQSLLRPAYFIPENKKVDDLLQDFQKRRVHIAIVVDEYGGTRGLVTLEDIIEEIFGDINDEFDEETPVGYRREDPQTVVFEGKMPLTDVCRILNVDATTFEDVQGDSESLGGLLLELFHRLPKAGDETRYDGFVFQVLSADDKRINEVRVRKNNVVAQE from the coding sequence ATGGATCCTGGTGACCCACTTCCTCGACAGGTGCTCCCAGCCGTAGATGGCTGGAGCACCTATTTTGATTTATACGCCCCTTACACGGCTTTAATTTTACTGCTGCTCACGCTGGCCGGTCTGGTATCAGCGTCCGAAGCCGCCTTCTTCTCGCTATCGCCCGATGACCGTGCTCAGTGCCGGGAGAGCGCTAAAGGGCCAGATCAACGAATTGCCCAGCTTTTGGAACGTCCTAAGCGTTTGCTGGCTTCGCTGGTCATTTTTAATAACCTACTCAATATTGCCATTGTCGTTATTGTTACCTACCTGACATGGGAGTTTTTACAGGGGGTAGCTAATGCCGATTGGATATTGATTGGAGTAGCCCTGACTACAACTGTTGCTATTGTCTTATTTGGGGAGATCGTTCCAAAAGTGTATGCCAGTCAAAACAACTTAAGTGTGGCTCGCCAGACGGCTGCTTTAGCGCAGATTGGCCTGATGGTTTTTCGGCCATTGGCTATGATGCTGGTCAATCTGAGCAATCAGGTCGACAAACGGATTCAGCGACGCGGGTACAAACTATCTGTCGAAGAACTGAGCCAGGCGGTTGAACTGACCGGGGTCAATGCAACCGTCGAAGAAAAAGAAATCCTTAAAGGGATTGTCAACTTCAGCAATCTGACAGCCCGGCAGGTGATGCGAACCCGGCTCGATATTTCGGCTGTAAAGGACCAATTGCTATTCAGTGAACTGATGGCGCAAATCAACGCATCTGGTTACTCCAGAGTGCCCGTTTATGGTGAGTCGCTGGATGAAATAGAAGGAATTCTCTATATCAAGGATTTGCTACCGCACATTCATGAATCGGACGACTTCCGATGGCAATCCTTATTACGTCCGGCCTATTTCATTCCCGAAAATAAAAAAGTAGATGATTTACTCCAGGACTTCCAGAAGCGTCGGGTTCATATTGCCATTGTCGTCGATGAGTACGGCGGCACTCGTGGCTTAGTTACCCTCGAAGATATTATCGAAGAAATCTTTGGCGACATTAATGACGAGTTCGATGAGGAAACGCCCGTAGGCTACCGGCGCGAAGATCCGCAGACAGTTGTATTCGAAGGAAAAATGCCTTTGACCGATGTATGCCGAATCCTGAATGTGGATGCCACTACGTTTGAAGACGTACAAGGGGATAGTGAATCGCTGGGAGGGTTATTACTCGAACTGTTTCATCGATTACCAAAAGCAGGTGATGAGACCAGATACGATGGATTTGTATTCCAGGTGCTTTCGGCTGATGATAAACGGATTAATGAGGTTCGTGTACGAAAAAATAATGTGGTTGCTCAGGAATAA
- a CDS encoding single-stranded DNA-binding protein, whose protein sequence is MASLNKMIIIGNLGADPEVRYLDGGAVVATFNVATTEKFTNRNGEKVEQTEWFRIELWNEQAKVAEKYLKKGNSVYVEGRLRTETWTDKEGKERTSLRVRANTMQLLGSPNSDRSDEVPYEAPRQQVAPAQPASAPRPQAAPAPRQQPAGTPERRREPEPVPFESNSGDDDLPF, encoded by the coding sequence ATGGCAAGTCTTAATAAGATGATAATAATCGGTAACCTGGGTGCCGATCCTGAAGTGCGATACCTGGATGGCGGAGCCGTGGTAGCTACCTTCAATGTCGCCACTACCGAGAAATTTACCAACCGAAATGGAGAAAAAGTAGAGCAGACAGAGTGGTTTCGGATTGAATTATGGAATGAACAGGCCAAAGTGGCTGAAAAATACTTAAAGAAAGGAAATTCGGTTTATGTAGAAGGGCGGCTGCGGACAGAAACCTGGACGGATAAAGAAGGAAAAGAGCGGACATCGCTGCGTGTTCGGGCCAATACCATGCAGTTGCTGGGTAGCCCCAACAGTGATCGTTCGGACGAGGTGCCTTATGAAGCGCCCCGCCAACAGGTTGCACCTGCTCAGCCCGCGAGTGCCCCTCGTCCGCAGGCTGCGCCAGCGCCCCGTCAGCAACCCGCCGGAACACCTGAACGCCGACGAGAGCCGGAGCCTGTGCCTTTTGAGAGCAACAGTGGTGATGATGACCTTCCTTTCTAA
- the mutY gene encoding A/G-specific adenine glycosylase — translation MDWQSDINKTEVTFAPVLERWYEVHKRDLPWRHTRDPYRIWLSEIILQQTRVAQGKPYYERFVKAYPTIADMARADERELLRLWQGLGYYSRARNLHQTARYVTLQLEGKFPSTYHELLKMKGIGAYTAAAVASFAFGERVPVVDGNVYRVLARVFGITDEITTTTAKKTFAALASRLIQSATDPATYNQAIMEFGAIHCTPVAPDCLLCPLQQVCVAYQTGRQHLLPVKAKKAPVRERFFSYLVFRHQGKFAMRERTTRDIWQNLYDFYLLETSELVSQRILGDNQESFWPQLSLPEPILDAVMKEILVTPPVEAMQLLSHQRIRAQFYLIELPDDAISLLPNDLHWFSEEAISQLPKPVLVTNYLKDLFG, via the coding sequence TTGGATTGGCAATCAGACATTAACAAAACCGAAGTCACCTTCGCGCCTGTATTGGAGAGGTGGTATGAGGTTCATAAACGCGACCTGCCATGGCGGCACACGCGAGATCCGTATCGTATCTGGCTATCGGAAATAATCCTTCAGCAAACCCGTGTAGCGCAGGGAAAACCCTACTACGAACGCTTTGTGAAAGCCTATCCGACGATAGCTGATATGGCTCGGGCCGACGAGCGTGAACTGCTTCGGTTATGGCAGGGACTGGGGTATTATTCCCGTGCCCGCAACTTGCATCAGACTGCTCGTTATGTAACTCTTCAATTGGAGGGAAAGTTTCCTTCTACTTACCATGAACTACTGAAAATGAAGGGTATAGGAGCCTATACAGCGGCTGCTGTGGCTTCATTTGCCTTTGGCGAGCGGGTGCCGGTTGTAGATGGGAATGTGTACCGGGTACTGGCTCGTGTATTTGGCATAACAGATGAGATTACAACAACGACAGCAAAAAAAACATTTGCCGCTCTAGCTAGTCGGCTGATCCAGTCGGCTACTGATCCAGCTACTTATAATCAGGCCATTATGGAGTTTGGGGCTATTCACTGCACACCCGTAGCCCCCGATTGCCTACTTTGTCCACTCCAGCAAGTCTGTGTGGCCTACCAGACAGGTCGTCAGCATCTACTGCCCGTAAAAGCAAAGAAAGCGCCTGTGCGGGAACGCTTCTTTTCGTATCTGGTTTTCCGTCACCAAGGAAAGTTTGCCATGCGGGAGCGGACAACCCGTGATATTTGGCAGAATCTCTACGATTTCTACCTATTGGAAACCAGCGAATTGGTTTCTCAACGTATTTTAGGGGATAATCAGGAATCTTTCTGGCCGCAATTATCGTTACCTGAACCAATCCTTGACGCAGTAATGAAAGAGATTTTGGTTACTCCGCCGGTCGAGGCTATGCAATTGTTATCTCATCAGCGAATACGTGCCCAATTTTACCTGATTGAGTTACCAGATGACGCTATTTCCCTTTTGCCCAATGATTTACATTGGTTTAGTGAAGAAGCTATAAGTCAACTACCAAAGCCGGTATTGGTTACAAACTATTTGAAAGATCTGTTTGGATAA
- a CDS encoding HU family DNA-binding protein, whose translation MTKADVIAEIADKTGIDKAEVTNTLETFFSVVKDSLAEGENIYVRGFGSFINKKRAKKVARNISKNTAMVIDEHFIPSFKPAKVFVEQVKTSEKAKVTAE comes from the coding sequence GTGACGAAAGCAGATGTAATTGCCGAGATCGCCGATAAGACTGGCATTGATAAGGCAGAAGTAACAAACACATTGGAAACCTTCTTTTCAGTAGTTAAGGACTCATTGGCCGAGGGAGAGAACATTTATGTGAGAGGGTTCGGCAGCTTTATCAATAAGAAGCGCGCTAAGAAGGTAGCCCGGAATATCTCGAAAAATACCGCTATGGTAATTGATGAGCACTTCATTCCGAGCTTCAAACCCGCCAAGGTTTTTGTTGAACAAGTAAAAACCAGCGAAAAAGCAAAAGTAACCGCTGAGTGA
- a CDS encoding tetratricopeptide repeat protein, giving the protein MNKSVLLVIVLASALTVGLYSLPKVVVRNDNKQLGGRAMQAPATNPSKTESPTASGNGASVHEKPLSTEQQKQLTALETEFTKANSGQKEAIGEKLITLLHEITRYDSAAYYAEELVKSVPSERNLLRAGDAFFEAYSFAVDEKKTALLGQKTRDYYGQALAKNPNLLSAKANMAMTYVNTDTPMQGIMLLREVIKQDPTNELALFNLGLLAMRSNQYERAIERFRQILVTNPASRKAQFYLGVSLAEAGQKAEARQVLAQVKKQEKDPQILAAVQEYEERLK; this is encoded by the coding sequence ATGAATAAATCCGTGCTGCTTGTTATCGTATTGGCTTCGGCCCTCACGGTAGGATTATACTCCTTACCGAAAGTAGTCGTACGAAATGATAACAAGCAGCTTGGTGGTCGTGCCATGCAAGCACCTGCTACCAATCCATCGAAGACTGAATCACCCACAGCATCCGGCAATGGTGCATCTGTACATGAAAAACCATTATCGACCGAGCAGCAAAAACAGCTGACTGCACTGGAAACAGAGTTTACTAAAGCAAACTCTGGGCAGAAAGAAGCCATTGGCGAAAAATTGATTACTCTTTTGCACGAAATTACCCGCTACGATAGTGCGGCCTATTATGCTGAAGAACTAGTTAAATCGGTTCCCAGTGAGCGCAATCTGCTACGAGCTGGTGATGCTTTTTTTGAAGCCTACAGCTTTGCTGTTGACGAAAAGAAAACGGCACTTCTGGGGCAGAAAACCCGTGATTACTACGGGCAGGCACTCGCCAAGAACCCAAATTTACTGTCGGCAAAAGCCAATATGGCTATGACTTATGTCAATACCGACACGCCCATGCAGGGAATTATGCTGCTGCGGGAAGTTATCAAACAGGATCCAACGAATGAACTGGCTCTGTTTAATTTAGGTTTACTGGCCATGCGGTCAAATCAGTATGAGCGGGCCATTGAACGGTTCCGGCAAATTCTGGTTACAAACCCTGCCAGCCGGAAAGCGCAGTTTTATTTGGGCGTAAGTTTAGCCGAAGCGGGTCAGAAGGCCGAAGCCAGACAAGTACTGGCTCAAGTGAAGAAGCAGGAGAAAGACCCGCAGATTCTGGCAGCTGTTCAGGAATATGAGGAACGGCTAAAATAA
- a CDS encoding Rne/Rng family ribonuclease, with product MSNELVISSTQKGDRIALLQNKRLLEYHEEELDSSFTVGDLYLGTVKKLSSGLNAAFVDVGHEKDGFLHYQDLGPNVNSLNKLVKDVIAKRVTTGRLSGMKLEPPIEKIGKIDKVLTKNAPILVQVVKEPISTKGPRLSCDISIAGRYLVLVPFSDGVNLSKKITDRAERSRLMRLMSSLKPQNFGVIVRTVAQDKDVEELDRDLQNSLAKWDQAIRSLSDAKPRDRVLGEMNRASSILRDMLNESFESITVDTRESYDEIRDYIHTIAPEKEKIVKLYTGKTKIFEALGLEKQLKSLFGRSVSLPGGGYLIIEHTEALHVIDVNSGNKSNSEEDQEATAISVNREAAKEIARQLRLRDMGGIIVIDFIDMKKAENKKLLQDIMRDEMKPERSKFTILPLTKFGLMQITRQRVRPEMNIVTREVCPTCGGTGTIQASVLVTDVIENNLDYILTKQNERGISISLNPLLYAYYTKGIYSKQVQWYMKYKTWVKVIKDSSLGIVNFKFFNKQGEEIELSNNA from the coding sequence GTGAGTAATGAATTAGTTATCAGTTCTACTCAGAAAGGTGATCGGATTGCGCTCTTGCAAAACAAGAGACTGCTGGAGTATCACGAAGAAGAGTTAGACAGCAGCTTCACCGTTGGCGATCTTTACTTAGGAACAGTCAAGAAATTATCCTCCGGCCTCAACGCGGCCTTTGTCGATGTTGGCCATGAAAAAGATGGTTTCCTGCACTATCAGGATCTGGGGCCGAATGTCAATTCGCTCAACAAACTGGTCAAAGATGTAATCGCCAAGCGCGTCACAACCGGGCGGCTCAGTGGTATGAAGCTTGAGCCACCTATCGAGAAAATTGGGAAAATCGATAAGGTACTGACGAAAAACGCTCCCATCCTGGTTCAGGTAGTTAAAGAACCTATCTCAACCAAAGGTCCACGCCTTTCCTGCGATATCTCAATTGCCGGCCGCTATTTAGTGCTGGTGCCATTCTCAGATGGCGTAAACCTTTCCAAAAAAATTACCGACCGTGCCGAACGGTCGCGGCTGATGCGGCTCATGTCGTCATTAAAACCGCAAAATTTCGGCGTTATTGTTCGAACAGTAGCTCAGGACAAAGACGTAGAGGAACTCGACCGCGATCTACAAAACTCATTAGCCAAGTGGGACCAGGCCATCAGGTCATTGAGTGACGCCAAACCACGCGATCGGGTACTAGGCGAAATGAACCGGGCTTCGTCGATTCTGCGGGATATGCTCAACGAATCGTTCGAAAGTATTACCGTCGATACGCGTGAATCGTACGACGAGATCAGGGATTATATTCACACCATAGCCCCCGAGAAAGAAAAAATCGTTAAGCTTTATACAGGCAAAACGAAAATTTTTGAGGCATTAGGACTAGAAAAACAGCTTAAATCGCTGTTTGGCCGATCGGTAAGCTTGCCAGGTGGTGGATACCTAATTATTGAGCACACCGAAGCGCTCCACGTAATTGACGTTAACAGCGGCAATAAATCGAACTCCGAAGAAGACCAGGAGGCCACCGCTATTAGTGTGAATCGGGAGGCAGCTAAGGAAATTGCCCGCCAGCTTCGGCTGCGCGATATGGGTGGCATTATTGTCATCGACTTCATCGACATGAAGAAAGCAGAAAACAAAAAGCTTCTGCAGGATATCATGCGCGACGAAATGAAACCCGAGCGCTCGAAGTTCACGATTCTGCCACTTACCAAATTCGGGCTGATGCAGATTACCCGTCAGCGTGTTCGGCCCGAAATGAATATTGTGACGCGGGAAGTTTGCCCAACCTGTGGCGGTACAGGAACCATTCAGGCCAGCGTATTAGTGACGGATGTAATTGAAAACAACCTCGATTATATCCTGACCAAGCAAAATGAACGGGGCATTTCGATTTCTTTGAATCCGCTTTTATATGCCTATTACACTAAGGGTATTTACTCCAAACAAGTGCAATGGTATATGAAATATAAAACATGGGTTAAAGTAATTAAGGACAGTTCGTTAGGAATTGTTAACTTTAAGTTCTTTAACAAGCAGGGAGAAGAAATCGAACTCAGTAATAATGCCTAA
- a CDS encoding lysophospholipid acyltransferase family protein, whose amino-acid sequence MRTTRQLYKQELERCRAHFEQIDLEKERGYLMKYTTFSANVENLLPAIPRQEHDTLFRELLLQQMFTSFDQQCLTAGDLVKLRGADHLLEKEYSPRIYCTYHLGSYRMLTSVLFRKGVDCVLLVGSNMNRSQGDGMAEHIEGLRQKHGLTNVFRVVEAGSPTAGLTVLRELKAGRSLIVYVDGSPETGPKPGEESQFLSVRFGHRRMLTRKGVGYLSHAAGVPIVPVVSYRRSDMANVLHCLKSIKPIPQSDRELYCQEAMQQLYDAFWPFLKQYPGQWEGWNYVHLFLEPEKTKKTYMGYRKQVAFNENRYTLCDLEEAPILYDRRLYQTYEITEDLRDLLLNLSEVESVEDLLGQEMFSELMEMEVLH is encoded by the coding sequence ATGCGTACCACACGTCAACTTTACAAGCAGGAGTTGGAGCGTTGTCGCGCCCACTTCGAGCAGATCGACCTGGAGAAAGAACGGGGGTATTTGATGAAATACACTACTTTTTCGGCCAATGTCGAGAACCTGCTGCCTGCCATTCCCCGTCAGGAACATGATACGTTGTTCCGCGAGCTATTGTTGCAGCAGATGTTCACATCCTTCGATCAGCAGTGCCTTACGGCTGGTGATCTGGTAAAGTTGCGTGGAGCAGATCATCTGCTCGAAAAAGAGTATAGTCCCCGGATTTACTGCACCTATCATCTCGGTTCGTACCGGATGCTGACCAGTGTGCTGTTTCGTAAGGGAGTCGATTGTGTGCTGCTGGTTGGTAGTAACATGAATCGCAGTCAGGGGGACGGAATGGCCGAGCATATTGAGGGGTTACGACAAAAACATGGCCTTACTAATGTGTTTCGGGTGGTTGAAGCCGGAAGTCCTACGGCTGGGCTTACGGTGCTACGGGAATTAAAAGCAGGTCGGTCGCTGATTGTGTACGTCGATGGGAGCCCCGAAACGGGTCCTAAACCCGGCGAAGAATCCCAATTTCTTTCTGTACGCTTTGGACATCGTCGGATGCTCACCCGGAAAGGAGTTGGTTACCTGTCGCACGCTGCGGGCGTACCAATCGTACCTGTCGTTAGCTATCGTCGGTCCGATATGGCCAATGTGCTACACTGCCTGAAGTCGATCAAGCCGATTCCACAGAGTGATCGGGAGTTATACTGCCAGGAAGCTATGCAACAATTGTACGATGCGTTCTGGCCGTTTCTGAAGCAGTATCCAGGCCAGTGGGAAGGCTGGAACTATGTGCACCTGTTTTTAGAGCCGGAAAAAACAAAGAAGACGTATATGGGTTACCGGAAGCAGGTTGCTTTCAATGAAAACCGCTATACGCTATGCGATCTGGAAGAGGCACCTATTCTGTACGACCGCCGATTATATCAGACCTATGAGATTACGGAAGATTTACGGGACTTGCTCCTAAATCTTTCAGAGGTAGAGTCGGTTGAGGACCTCTTAGGTCAGGAAATGTTCAGTGAATTAATGGAGATGGAAGTGCTGCACTAG